A part of Cannabis sativa cultivar Pink pepper isolate KNU-18-1 chromosome 6, ASM2916894v1, whole genome shotgun sequence genomic DNA contains:
- the LOC115694946 gene encoding uncharacterized protein LOC115694946, translating into MVPNENVSIENQNESVDVENRGDVPIENINVENNSDVSFKNDNMENQNHNTTNSDGDHLNNSLKNEDVLEDNDDNNAEQSNPLEHLLDIFDPKNWDALDSKMIDLLVLKGPKRDYSVMSGSKTKFSRRFTANLYTRVLSNGEKCDRDWLVYSKELDRVFCFCCKVFKSGIGRGMLTNESFSDWAHIGERLKEHEISMEHVKYMTT; encoded by the coding sequence ATGGTTCCTAATGAAAATGTTagtattgagaatcaaaatgaaAGTGTTGATGTGGAAAATAGAGGTGATGTGCCTATTGAAAATATTAATGTGGAAAATAATAGTGATGTGTcatttaaaaatgataatatGGAAAATCAAAATCATAATACTACAAATAGTGATGGTGATCATTTGAATAATTCACTTAAAAACGAAGATGTTTTAGAGGATAATGATGATAACAATGCAGAGCAATCAAACCCACTTGAACATTTGCTTGATATATTTGATCCAAAAAATTGGGATGCTCTTGATTCAAAAATGATTGATTTATTAGTGTTGAAGGGTCCAAAAAGAGATTATTCTGTTATGAGTGGTTCTAAAACTAAATTTTCTAGACGATTCACTGCTAATTTGTATACTAGAGTTTTATCaaatggagagaagtgtgatcGAGATTGGCTTGTTTATTCAAAAGAGTTAGATAgagtattttgtttttgttgcaaAGTTTTTAAAAGTGGGATTGGTAGAGGCATGTTAACAAATGAAAGCTTTAGTGATTGGGCGCATATTGGTGAAAGACTTAAAGAGCATGAGATTAGCATGGAACATGTTAAATATATGACCACTTGA